Proteins encoded in a region of the Burkholderia ubonensis subsp. mesacidophila genome:
- the dnaQ gene encoding DNA polymerase III subunit epsilon, with protein sequence MRQIILDTETTGLNPRTGDRLIEIGCVELLNRRLTGNNLHFYVNPERDSDPGALAVHGLTTEFLSDKPKFAEVADQIRDFVKDAELIIHNAPFDLGFLDAEFARLDLPPFTEHCGGVIDTLVQAKQMFPGKRNSLDALCDRFGISNAHRTLHGALLDSELLAEVYLAMTRGQDSLVIDMLDDDAADGGAANGQRVSLASLDLPVPAASDDELAAHQAQLDGLDKAVKGTCVWRQAPAAGDAS encoded by the coding sequence ATGCGCCAGATCATTCTCGATACCGAAACCACCGGCCTGAACCCCCGCACGGGCGACCGCCTCATCGAAATCGGCTGCGTCGAGCTGCTGAACCGGCGGCTCACCGGCAACAACCTGCACTTCTACGTGAACCCCGAGCGCGACAGCGATCCGGGTGCGCTGGCGGTGCACGGCCTCACGACCGAATTCCTCAGCGACAAGCCGAAGTTCGCGGAAGTCGCCGACCAGATCCGCGACTTCGTCAAGGACGCGGAGCTGATCATCCACAACGCGCCGTTCGACCTCGGCTTCCTCGACGCCGAATTCGCGCGGCTCGACCTGCCGCCGTTCACCGAGCATTGCGGGGGCGTGATCGACACGCTCGTGCAGGCCAAGCAGATGTTCCCCGGCAAGCGCAACTCGCTCGACGCGCTGTGCGACCGCTTCGGCATCAGCAACGCGCACCGGACGCTGCACGGCGCACTGCTCGACTCGGAACTGCTCGCCGAGGTGTACCTCGCGATGACGCGCGGCCAGGACAGCCTCGTCATCGACATGCTCGACGACGACGCGGCCGACGGCGGCGCGGCCAACGGCCAGCGCGTGTCGCTCGCGTCGCTCGACCTGCCGGTGCCGGCCGCGAGCGACGACGAGCTCGCCGCGCACCAGGCCCAGCTCGACGGCCTCGACAAGGCGGTCAAGGGCACCTGCGTGTGGCGCCAGGCGCCGGCGGCCGGCGACGCGTCGTAA
- the carA gene encoding glutamine-hydrolyzing carbamoyl-phosphate synthase small subunit: MLPSFSPALLALADGTVFRGYSIGAAGHTIGEVVFNTAITGYQEILTDPSYARQIVTLTYPHIGNVGVNAEDVEATKVHAAGLIVRDLPDLASNFRMDRTLGDYLRDEGVVAIAGIDTRKLTRILRDKGAQNGCILAGSTDEVKAIELARSFPGLAGMDLAKVVSTAKPFEWKQTEWKLGSGYGMQEAPKYRVVAYDFGVKYNILRMLAERGCHVTVLPAQASAADALALNPDGVFLSNGPGDPEPCDYAIAATKEFIERGVPTFGICLGHQIMGLAVGAKTLKMKTGHHGANHPVKDLGDGRVVITSQNHGFAVDADSLPANARATHVSLFDGTLQGFELTDKPAFCFQGHPEASPGPHDIGYLFDRFTALMDAAKQRSA, from the coding sequence GTGTTGCCGTCTTTTTCTCCCGCTTTGCTTGCACTCGCCGACGGCACGGTCTTTCGTGGTTATTCGATCGGTGCCGCTGGCCATACGATCGGCGAAGTCGTGTTCAATACCGCGATCACCGGCTATCAGGAAATCCTGACTGATCCGAGCTACGCGCGGCAGATCGTTACGCTCACCTATCCGCATATCGGCAACGTCGGCGTGAACGCCGAGGACGTCGAAGCGACGAAAGTCCATGCCGCCGGCCTGATCGTGCGCGACCTGCCCGATCTCGCATCGAACTTCCGCATGGACCGCACGCTCGGCGACTACCTGCGCGACGAAGGCGTCGTCGCGATCGCCGGCATCGATACCCGCAAGCTGACCCGCATCCTGCGCGACAAGGGCGCGCAGAACGGCTGCATCCTCGCCGGCTCGACCGACGAGGTGAAGGCGATCGAGCTCGCGCGCTCGTTCCCGGGCCTCGCCGGCATGGATCTCGCGAAGGTCGTGTCGACCGCCAAGCCGTTCGAGTGGAAGCAGACCGAATGGAAGCTCGGCAGCGGCTACGGGATGCAGGAAGCGCCGAAGTACCGCGTCGTCGCGTACGACTTCGGCGTCAAGTACAACATCCTGCGCATGCTCGCGGAGCGCGGCTGCCACGTGACGGTGCTGCCGGCGCAGGCGAGCGCGGCGGATGCGCTCGCGCTGAATCCGGACGGCGTCTTCCTGTCGAACGGCCCCGGCGATCCGGAGCCGTGCGACTACGCGATCGCGGCCACGAAGGAATTCATCGAGCGCGGCGTGCCGACCTTCGGCATCTGCCTCGGCCACCAGATCATGGGCCTCGCGGTCGGCGCGAAGACGCTCAAGATGAAGACGGGCCACCACGGCGCGAACCACCCGGTGAAGGATCTCGGCGACGGCCGCGTGGTGATCACGTCGCAGAACCACGGGTTCGCGGTCGACGCCGATTCGCTGCCGGCCAACGCGCGCGCGACGCACGTGTCGCTGTTCGACGGCACGCTGCAGGGCTTCGAGCTGACCGACAAGCCGGCGTTCTGCTTCCAGGGCCACCCGGAAGCGTCGCCGGGCCCGCACGACATCGGCTACCTGTTCGACCGCTTCACCGCGCTGATGGACGCGGCGAAGCAGCGCAGCGCTTAA
- a CDS encoding transglycosylase SLT domain-containing protein, protein MRLLLSAMLVLLLAACASQGPVANSAADAEATSTYLRKSATAKETVDVDKQSVGDLTSADSDLWARIRRGFQMPDLQTDLVDMQTTWYTQRPDYVQRMTERSQKYLYHIVEELESRHMPTELALLPFIESAYNPQALSVAKAAGMWQFMPGTGRTYNLKRNMWQDERRDVLASTSAALDYLSRLHDMFGDWYLALAAYNWGEGNLQRAIARNQAAGLPTDYLSLRIPNETRNYVPKLQAVKNIIANPQQYGLALPDIPNHPYFVTVTTSRDIDVTVAAKLANLPLDEFKSLNPSFAKPVILGATEPQILLPFDNASAFEKSLKSYDGQLSSWTTYTVTERARPAAIAEKIGVDADTLMSVNKIPAGMRLKPGSTIVVPRGDDDDEDISADVAENGVLAMEPDVPDTRKMLIRVRRKQSMAAIASRYGVSVGQLKAWNRTHRDLAMPGQALVLHVPVGRAVPAEPGPEKIATSVGGARVERASLSTGGKAARGAKRGAAKPAAKAKAAAPHKGKKK, encoded by the coding sequence ATGCGACTTTTATTGAGCGCGATGCTGGTCCTGCTGCTCGCCGCGTGCGCGAGCCAGGGACCTGTCGCCAATTCCGCCGCCGATGCCGAGGCGACGTCAACCTACCTGCGCAAGTCCGCCACCGCCAAAGAAACCGTCGACGTCGACAAGCAGTCGGTCGGCGACCTGACCAGCGCCGACTCCGATCTGTGGGCGCGCATCCGCCGCGGTTTCCAGATGCCCGACCTGCAGACCGACCTCGTCGACATGCAGACCACCTGGTATACGCAGCGCCCGGATTATGTGCAGCGCATGACCGAGCGTTCGCAGAAGTACCTGTATCACATCGTCGAGGAGCTCGAGTCGCGCCACATGCCGACCGAGCTCGCGCTGCTGCCGTTCATCGAGTCGGCCTACAACCCGCAGGCGCTGTCGGTCGCGAAGGCGGCGGGCATGTGGCAGTTCATGCCGGGCACCGGCCGCACGTACAACCTGAAGCGGAACATGTGGCAGGACGAGCGGCGCGACGTGCTCGCGTCGACGAGCGCGGCGCTCGACTACCTGTCGCGCCTGCATGACATGTTCGGCGACTGGTATCTCGCGCTGGCCGCGTACAACTGGGGCGAGGGCAACCTGCAGCGCGCGATCGCGCGCAACCAGGCGGCCGGCCTGCCGACCGACTACCTGAGCCTGCGGATACCGAACGAGACGCGCAACTACGTGCCGAAGCTGCAGGCGGTCAAGAACATCATCGCGAATCCGCAGCAGTACGGCCTCGCGCTGCCGGACATCCCGAACCACCCGTATTTCGTGACGGTCACGACGTCGCGCGACATCGACGTGACGGTCGCCGCGAAGCTCGCGAACCTGCCGCTCGACGAATTCAAGTCGCTCAACCCGTCGTTCGCGAAGCCGGTGATCCTCGGCGCGACCGAGCCGCAGATCCTGCTGCCGTTCGACAACGCGTCGGCGTTCGAGAAGAGCCTGAAGTCGTACGACGGCCAGCTGTCGTCGTGGACCACCTATACGGTCACCGAGCGCGCGCGTCCGGCGGCGATCGCCGAGAAGATCGGCGTCGACGCGGATACGCTGATGTCGGTGAACAAGATTCCCGCCGGCATGCGCCTGAAGCCGGGTTCGACGATCGTCGTGCCGCGCGGCGACGACGATGACGAGGACATCAGCGCGGACGTCGCGGAAAACGGCGTGCTGGCGATGGAGCCCGACGTGCCGGACACGCGCAAGATGCTGATCCGCGTGCGCCGCAAGCAGTCGATGGCGGCGATCGCGAGCCGCTACGGCGTGTCGGTCGGCCAGCTGAAGGCGTGGAACCGCACGCATCGCGACCTCGCGATGCCGGGCCAGGCGCTCGTGCTGCACGTGCCGGTCGGCCGCGCGGTGCCGGCGGAGCCGGGGCCCGAGAAGATCGCGACGTCGGTCGGCGGCGCGCGCGTCGAGCGCGCGAGCCTGTCTACCGGCGGCAAGGCCGCGCGCGGCGCGAAGCGCGGCGCCGCGAAGCCGGCGGCGAAGGCGAAGGCGGCCGCGCCCCACAAGGGCAAGAAGAAGTAA
- the rnhA gene encoding ribonuclease HI, which yields MTTDTIDIYTDGACKGNPGPGGWGALLRYGDREKEMFGGEPNTTNNRMELMAVIAALEALKRECRVVVHTDSQYVQKGISEWIHGWKKKGWVTASKTPVKNADLWKRLDAVVAQHQVEWRWVKGHAGHPENERADALANRGVESLAA from the coding sequence ATGACAACCGATACCATCGACATCTATACCGACGGCGCCTGCAAGGGCAACCCCGGCCCCGGCGGCTGGGGCGCGCTGCTGCGCTACGGCGACCGCGAAAAGGAAATGTTCGGCGGCGAGCCGAACACGACCAACAACCGCATGGAGCTGATGGCCGTGATCGCCGCGCTCGAGGCGCTGAAGCGCGAATGCCGCGTAGTCGTGCACACCGATTCGCAGTACGTGCAGAAAGGCATCAGCGAGTGGATCCACGGCTGGAAGAAGAAAGGCTGGGTCACCGCGTCGAAGACGCCCGTGAAGAACGCCGACCTCTGGAAGCGGCTCGACGCGGTCGTCGCGCAGCACCAGGTCGAATGGCGCTGGGTCAAGGGCCACGCCGGCCACCCGGAGAACGAGCGCGCGGACGCGCTCGCGAACCGCGGCGTCGAATCGCTCGCAGCCTGA
- the leuE gene encoding leucine efflux protein LeuE, protein MFGHALGITDLWTYVIGVVFIILLPGPNSMYVLSLAAQRGVKAGYRAACGVFLGDTVLMVLSAAGVASLLKANPLLFSVVKYGGAAYLLYIGAGMLRGAWRKLRAPAGAVADTPRAVDGDRPFRKALVVSLLNPKAILFFISFFIQFVDPAFPHPALPFFVLGAIAQCASFLYLSTLIFAGARLAEHFRRRRRLAAGAASSVGGLFIGFSVKLALATMS, encoded by the coding sequence ATGTTCGGTCATGCACTCGGCATCACGGATCTCTGGACCTACGTCATCGGCGTGGTCTTCATCATCCTGTTGCCGGGGCCGAACTCGATGTACGTGCTGTCGCTCGCGGCGCAGCGCGGCGTAAAGGCCGGCTATCGCGCGGCCTGTGGCGTGTTCCTCGGCGACACGGTGCTGATGGTGCTGTCCGCCGCCGGCGTCGCGTCGCTGCTGAAGGCGAATCCGCTGCTGTTCTCGGTCGTCAAGTACGGCGGCGCCGCGTATCTGCTCTACATCGGCGCCGGGATGCTGCGCGGCGCGTGGCGCAAGCTGCGCGCGCCGGCCGGTGCGGTAGCCGACACGCCGCGTGCGGTCGACGGCGACCGACCGTTCCGCAAGGCGCTGGTCGTGAGCCTCCTGAACCCGAAGGCGATCCTGTTCTTCATCTCGTTTTTCATCCAGTTCGTCGATCCGGCGTTCCCGCATCCCGCGCTGCCGTTCTTCGTGCTCGGAGCGATCGCGCAGTGCGCGAGCTTCCTGTACCTGAGCACGCTGATCTTCGCGGGCGCGCGGCTCGCCGAGCATTTCCGCCGCCGCCGCAGGCTCGCGGCGGGCGCGGCGAGCAGCGTGGGCGGGCTGTTCATCGGCTTCTCGGTGAAGCTGGCGCTCGCGACGATGAGCTGA
- a CDS encoding MFS transporter: protein MSSVQVRVLGLFALGYFVSYVFRGVNLGFAPFVTHELGLSAADLGLLTSLYFLGFAGAQIPAGVLLDHFGSRRVAAGMLLFAAAGAAVFGAAHGLGAMMAGRLLIGVGVSVCLGAAFKALAEHFPIGRLPLVNGLVMAVGGFGGVVVGSPLTWLLGWTSWRAVCAGLAVMTLAVAAAIWLGAPNPKQTRHQGGLVSQFKGTWHILSSRAFWKIGSFSVVTQGVFYAMQSLWVGPYLRDVAGFDAQHAARLVSVLGFAMMAGCVGFGAAARALERRGVSVYAFCGVGMALFVATQVAIVVRAPLPAAVLWAAYGMFGGVGILTYAVMAGHFPAHLIGRANTTLTLVIFVLIFAFQIGVGAVLSHWPAVDGRYPAAAHLAAWSVLLVLQVASAVWYAWPAPVVASGQASR from the coding sequence ATGTCGTCGGTGCAGGTGAGGGTGCTCGGGCTGTTCGCGCTCGGGTATTTCGTGTCCTACGTGTTTCGCGGCGTCAATCTCGGCTTCGCGCCGTTCGTCACGCATGAACTCGGGCTGTCGGCCGCCGACCTCGGCCTGCTCACCAGTCTCTATTTCCTCGGCTTCGCCGGTGCGCAGATCCCGGCCGGCGTGCTGCTCGACCATTTCGGCTCGCGCCGCGTGGCGGCGGGCATGCTGCTGTTCGCGGCCGCGGGCGCCGCGGTGTTCGGCGCCGCGCATGGCCTCGGCGCGATGATGGCCGGCCGGCTGCTGATCGGTGTCGGCGTATCCGTCTGTCTCGGCGCGGCGTTCAAGGCGCTCGCCGAGCATTTCCCGATCGGCCGGCTGCCGCTCGTCAACGGGCTCGTGATGGCGGTCGGCGGCTTCGGCGGCGTGGTGGTCGGCTCGCCGCTCACCTGGCTGCTCGGCTGGACGAGCTGGCGCGCGGTGTGCGCCGGGCTCGCGGTGATGACGCTCGCGGTCGCGGCCGCGATCTGGCTCGGCGCGCCCAATCCGAAGCAGACCCGCCACCAGGGCGGGCTCGTCAGCCAGTTCAAGGGCACCTGGCACATTCTGTCGAGCCGCGCGTTCTGGAAGATCGGGTCGTTCTCGGTCGTCACGCAGGGCGTGTTCTACGCGATGCAGTCGCTGTGGGTCGGGCCGTACCTGCGCGACGTCGCCGGGTTCGATGCGCAGCACGCCGCGCGCCTCGTGTCGGTGCTCGGTTTCGCGATGATGGCCGGCTGCGTCGGGTTCGGCGCCGCCGCGCGGGCGCTGGAGCGGCGCGGCGTGTCCGTCTATGCGTTCTGCGGCGTCGGGATGGCGCTGTTCGTCGCGACGCAGGTCGCGATCGTCGTGCGCGCGCCGCTGCCGGCGGCGGTGCTGTGGGCCGCGTACGGGATGTTCGGCGGGGTCGGGATCCTGACCTACGCAGTGATGGCCGGGCATTTCCCTGCACACCTGATCGGTCGCGCGAACACGACGCTGACGCTCGTGATCTTCGTGCTGATCTTCGCGTTCCAGATTGGCGTCGGCGCGGTGCTGTCGCACTGGCCGGCGGTCGACGGCCGCTATCCGGCCGCCGCGCACCTCGCCGCGTGGAGCGTGCTGCTCGTGCTGCAGGTCGCAAGCGCGGTCTGGTACGCGTGGCCCGCGCCGGTGGTCGCCTCTGGTCAAGCGAGCCGATAG
- a CDS encoding YnfA family protein: protein MSELMKVAALFAATALAEIVGCYLPWLVLKAGRPVWLLAPAAVSLALFAWLLTLHPSAAGRTYAAYGGMYIAVALVWLRAVDGVALTRWDAAGALLALAGMAVIALQPRA, encoded by the coding sequence ATGTCTGAACTGATGAAAGTCGCGGCGCTGTTCGCCGCCACCGCGCTGGCCGAAATCGTCGGCTGTTACCTGCCGTGGCTCGTGCTGAAGGCGGGGCGGCCGGTGTGGCTGCTGGCGCCCGCGGCGGTGTCGCTCGCGCTGTTCGCGTGGCTGCTGACGCTGCATCCGAGCGCGGCGGGGCGCACCTACGCCGCGTACGGCGGGATGTACATCGCGGTTGCGCTCGTGTGGCTGCGCGCGGTCGACGGCGTCGCGCTGACCCGCTGGGACGCCGCCGGCGCGCTGCTCGCGCTGGCCGGGATGGCCGTCATCGCGCTGCAGCCGCGCGCGTGA
- the gloB gene encoding hydroxyacylglutathione hydrolase produces the protein MNELEYMPVPAFEDNYIWLVSDGSEAIAVDPGEAAPVRRALSERGWRLTAILLTHHHADHVGGVTDLIDSQPDDAPLAVYGPAGEEIGVVTHPLRGGDRVTLDAPALAFDVLDVPGHTRGHIAYFQAAGHGAAAPHVFCGDTLFSCGCGRLFEGTPAQMLESLDALAALPGDTRVHCAHEYTLSNIRFALACEPGNAALAAWRDEAAERRARGVPTLPTTIAHERAVNPFLRADSAEIQATLEAQLHESVPDRLTAFRLLREWKNRFR, from the coding sequence ATGAACGAGCTGGAATACATGCCGGTACCGGCATTCGAGGACAACTACATCTGGCTCGTGTCGGACGGCAGCGAAGCGATCGCCGTCGATCCGGGCGAAGCCGCTCCGGTGCGCCGGGCTCTCTCCGAAAGAGGCTGGCGGTTGACCGCTATTTTACTCACCCACCACCATGCCGACCATGTCGGTGGTGTCACCGACCTGATCGATAGCCAGCCGGACGATGCGCCGCTTGCCGTTTACGGCCCGGCCGGCGAGGAAATCGGCGTGGTCACGCACCCGCTGCGCGGCGGCGACCGGGTGACGCTCGATGCGCCTGCGCTGGCGTTCGACGTGCTCGACGTGCCCGGCCATACGCGCGGCCACATTGCTTACTTCCAGGCGGCCGGTCACGGCGCCGCGGCGCCGCACGTGTTCTGCGGCGACACGCTGTTCTCGTGCGGCTGTGGCCGCCTGTTCGAGGGCACGCCCGCGCAGATGCTCGAGTCGCTCGACGCGCTCGCGGCGCTGCCGGGCGACACGCGCGTGCACTGCGCGCACGAGTACACGCTGTCGAACATCCGCTTCGCGCTCGCGTGCGAGCCGGGCAACGCGGCGCTCGCGGCGTGGCGCGACGAGGCGGCCGAGCGCCGGGCGCGCGGCGTGCCGACGCTGCCGACGACGATTGCCCACGAGCGCGCAGTGAATCCGTTCCTGCGCGCGGACAGCGCGGAGATCCAGGCGACGCTCGAAGCGCAGTTGCATGAATCGGTGCCGGATCGCCTGACTGCGTTCAGGCTGCTGCGGGAGTGGAAAAACCGGTTCCGATGA
- a CDS encoding class I SAM-dependent methyltransferase, with product MSDRQIIDWPAWTDSPPGRYVLGWEQAQLDRVVSDVFGFHALQLGLPQLDALRENRMPYRGLVLDPASGASAPYQYPLAREAHAPDHAPSGRSTTWCDLLDLPFESQSVDLIVMPHTLEFTSDPHRLLREAERVLMPEGQLVITGFNSLSLWGMRQSFGKMANRPFVPAARDQIAFIRLKDWIKLLGFDLERGRFGCYRPPLVSDQWLARYGFMEAAGDRWWPIFGAVYMVTAVKRVRGMRLVGQIKVKKPVLAPGLTPAASPTTHQEQS from the coding sequence ATGTCTGATCGACAAATTATAGACTGGCCCGCCTGGACCGACTCGCCTCCCGGCCGCTACGTGCTGGGCTGGGAGCAGGCGCAGCTCGACCGCGTCGTGTCCGACGTGTTCGGGTTCCACGCGCTGCAGCTCGGGCTGCCGCAACTCGACGCGCTGCGCGAGAACCGCATGCCGTATCGCGGCCTCGTGCTCGATCCGGCGAGCGGCGCAAGCGCGCCCTACCAGTATCCGCTGGCGCGCGAGGCGCACGCGCCCGACCATGCGCCGTCCGGTCGCAGCACCACGTGGTGCGACCTGCTCGACCTGCCGTTCGAGTCGCAGAGCGTCGACCTGATCGTGATGCCGCATACGCTCGAGTTCACGTCCGATCCGCACCGCCTGCTGCGCGAGGCCGAACGCGTGCTGATGCCGGAGGGCCAGCTCGTGATCACCGGCTTCAATTCGCTCAGCCTGTGGGGGATGCGTCAGTCGTTCGGCAAAATGGCGAACCGGCCGTTCGTGCCGGCTGCGCGCGACCAGATCGCGTTCATCCGGCTGAAGGACTGGATCAAGCTGCTCGGCTTCGACCTCGAACGCGGCCGCTTCGGCTGCTATCGGCCGCCGCTCGTCTCCGACCAATGGCTCGCCCGCTACGGCTTCATGGAGGCCGCGGGCGACCGCTGGTGGCCAATTTTCGGCGCCGTCTACATGGTGACGGCCGTCAAGCGCGTGCGCGGCATGCGCCTCGTCGGCCAGATCAAGGTGAAAAAGCCCGTGCTCGCGCCGGGCCTCACGCCGGCGGCCTCCCCGACCACCCATCAAGAACAGTCATGA